GCTCGCCAGCCTGGACCACAATCCCGAGATCGAGCGCCGGCCCTTCCGCCCCGCCATGGAATACCGCCTGGGTATCGCGACGCTGGAAGGCCAGGAGCCGCATCCGCTGGTACCGGCGCTGACCGCGCACGTCATCGACGCGATCCGGGGCACCGCGGCGCCAGAGGTGTACCGCTTGCTGGAAACGGGCCTGCCATCGCAGTAGCCAGGCTGCTCGGCGCGAGGCGCCAATTGCCAGGTGCCAGGCGCCGCACATGCGCTAATCGAGCACGGTAGGGACGGGCGAGCGCTGCTCCATGAACAACTCGGCGATGACGCCGCGCAGCCAGCGCGTGCCATCGTCCTGATGGCTGCGTTCATGCCAGAACTGCTTCACCTCGAAGCTGGGCGGCGTTTCGAGCGGCAGCGGAAGAATCTTGATGCGCCGCTGCGGCGCCATGATGCGCGCCACCGTGCTGGGGATGACGGCCAGCAGGTCGCTGGTCTCGATGATATCGGGCACCACCGTGAAATGCGGCACGCGCAACGCGATGTGGCGCCGCAGCCCCTGTTTTTCCAGGTACTGCTCGATCAGCGTCGTGGTGGAAGATTGCGGCGAAACGCGGCTGTACCGCGAGCCCGCCGGTTCTATCATCACATGCGATTCCGCCGCGAATTGCTGGATGTCCAGGCGCTGGCCGATGCGCGGATGGCCGGCCCGCAACAGGCAGACATAGTGATCGCCGAACAGGCGCTGCTGATAGAAGCCCGCGGACAGCGCCGGCAGGAAACCGATGGCCAGGTCGGCCTCTTCGGCCTCCAGCGCGTCGCGATACCCTTCGCGCGGCCGTTGCAGCACGCGCAGGCTGATACCCGGCGCCACCTCGGTCAAATGCTTCATCAGGCGCGGCAGGAAGACCACCTCGCCAAGGTCGCTCAGCAGCACCTCGAAGGTGCGGCCTGATTGCGCGGGGTCGAAGGGGACGGCATTCTGCAGTCCCGCCTGCAGCACGGAGAGGCCGGCACGCACGCTGGGCGCGATGCGCAGCGCGAAGGGCGTGGGCTCCATGCCCGTCTTGACCCTGACGAACAGCGGGTCGCCGCACAGCTGCCTGAGCCGCACCAGCGCATGGCTCATCGAAGGCTGCGACAGCCCCACCCGCACGCCCGCGCGCGTCACGTTGCGCTCCTGCATCATTGCGTCGAATGCCACCAGCAGATTCAGATCGATGTTCTCGATATTCATCGTTGTGTCCGTAGCGCGACTCCATACGCGGTGGCGGCGCGACGCGTCAGGTATCGAAGCGGTTCACCCCCTGCCGGCCGGACAGCACGCCCGTGGAAATGATCATCCGCTGCATCTCGGACGACCCTTCGGTAATGGTCCGGCTGCGCGCGTCGCGGAACATGAGCTCCAGCGGCAGTTCACGCGACAGCCCCATGCCGCCGTGTATCTGGATCGCCCGGTCGACGACCCTGACCAGCATCTCGTCCGCGTAGAGCTTCACCGCGGAAGCTTCCAGATGATAGTTCAGTCCCTGTTCGGCTTTCCAGGCCGCATGGTAGACCATGGCACGCGCCGCATGCAGTTCCACCGTCGAATCCGCGATCGTCCATTGGATGGCCTGGCGCTGGGCGAGCGGCTGGCCGAAAGTCTGGCGCGAATTGGCGTAGGCGATGGCGAGGTCCAGCGCCCGCTGCGCCCGCCCGATCGCCTTGGGGCCATGGATCAGGCGGCCCATATCGAGGAACTCGCGCGCCAGCTCCCATCCTTTGCCCACGCCGCCGACGACCTGCGTCGCCGGCACCCGGACGTCATGGAGCAGCAGCTCCCACGGCCGATCCGGCGACATCAGCTCGAAACTCTGGCCCAGCCGCAGGCCGGGCGTACCGCGGTCTACCAGGAAGCACGACACGCCCGCGTCCTTGCCCTGCACGATCGTCCGGGCAAACAGCTGCACGAAGTCCGCCTTGTCCGCGCCCGTGATGAATATCTTGGCGCCGTTGATGACGAAGTCCCCGCCATCGGCCACCGCCGTGGTCTTCATGCCAGCCGGGTCCGAGCCCGCGCCGGCTTCCGTCAGGGCGAAACAGGTGCGCCGGGTCCCCTGCACCACCGGCATCAGGTACCGCGCCTTCTGCCGTTCATCGCAATGAAACAGCACCGGCCCGAGGTACGGCGTGAAAACCGTCGGGGCGCGGAACGAAGGCACGTTGCAGCGCGCCAATTCCTCGAAGACCACGCACATGCCGACGGCGCCGACACCGCCGCCACCCACCGTTTCCGGCAGGTCGAAGGCCCAGAAGCCGAGCTGCCTGGCCTTGTCCTGCAGCGCCTGCCTGACGTCGTCCGGGATGTCCGGCTCGTTCGCGTAGCGGGCTTCCAGCGGCAGCAGTTCCTCGGCCACGAAGCGGCGGGCGGAGTCGCGCAACAGGCGCAGCTCGGGGGACAATTCGAAATCCATGGGCGGCTCCGTCGCTCAGTCCAGCGTGACCTTCAGGCCGCGGATGATGTGTTCGTACGCCTGGCGGTCCTTAGCCAGGAAGCGCCCGAAGTCCTCCGGTCCCTGGCCCAGGGGCTCCAGGCCCACGCTGGTGATGAACTTCTCCTGGAACGCGGGCTGCGCCACCACTTGCCGCACGTCATCGGCGATCTTGCGGACCACGGCGGGCGGCGTGCCCGCCGGCGCGATCAGGCCGAACCACGACTGCGCCACCATCGCGGGAAAACCCAGTTCCGCGAATGTGGACGTGTCCGGGAACGCCGCGATGCGTTGCGGCGCGGCCACCGCCAGCAGACGCACCTTGTCGGCGCGCACCATGGGAATCGACGGCGGCACGCCCACCATCGCCATGTTGATCTGCCCGCCCACCAGGGCCGTCATGACGTCGGCCACACCCTTGTACGGCACATGCGTCAGTTCGATGCCGGCCTGCTCGGAAAGCGTGGCCGCATCCAGATGCGCCTTGCTGCCCTGCCCGTACGATCCATAGGTGACCTGGCCCGGCCGCGCCTTGGCGTGCGCGACCAGTTCCTGCACGCTGCTTGCGGGAAAGTCCTTGCTGACCAACAGGACCTCGCGTGTCTGCGCCACACTGGCCACCGGCGTGAAATCCTTGACCGGGTCGTAGGGAAGCTTGCGGTACAGGTACTGGTTGGCCGATACGGTGGGATCGTTGGCCATCAGCAGCGTGTAGCCGTCCGGCTGCGAGCGCGCCACGTACTCGGCGGCGATGATGGTGTTGGCGCCGGGGCGGTTCTCCACCACGACGGGCTGCGACCAGCGCGCGCCCAATTCCTGCGCCAGGCCGCGGGCCAGGACGTCGGCCAGCCCGCCCGCCGTGAAGGGCACCACGATGCGCACCATCTTCACGGGAAACGCCTGGTCCGGCGCCGCCTGTGCCGCGCCCAGCAACAGCGCGGCGGCGCCCGCCGCCAGCATCCTGGACATGTTCATGCGTATCTCCTCTTCTCGTTATGGATACGTCAGGCGACCTGGCGGCCGCCCTGCCAGTACGGCGCCCGCAAGGCCTTCTTGTCGATCTTGTTGGTGCTGGGCAGGCGCGGCAGCGCTTCCATGAACTCGATGCTGCGCGGCTTCTTGTAGCCGGCGATGAGGCCGCGGCAATGTTCGACCAGCGCCGCTTCGTCCGTCCGCGCGCCGGGCTGCAAGACCACGAGGGCCTTGACCGACTCGCCCCATTTGTCGTCGGGCACGCCGATCACCGCGGCTTCCCGGACCGCCGGGTGCAGCAGCAGGGCTTCCTCGACCTCGCGCGAGTAGATGTTCTCGCCGCCGGAGATGATCATGTCCTTCTTGCGATCGACGATGAACAGATAGCCCTCCGCATCGAAATGGCCCAGGTCGCCGGTCTTCATCCAGCCGTCCGCCAGCGCCGCGGCCGTTTCCAGCGGCTTGCGCCAATATCCCTGCATGAGCGCGGCGGACCGCATCTGGATCTCGCCCACCTGGCCGTCCGGCAGCACGGCGCCGTCCTCGCCGACGATGCGGATGTCCACGCCCAGGATGGGTTGGCCGGCCGAAGCCATGCGCGCCGACTGCTCCGGCGTGCCGTCCGGCAGATGCTGGTGCTTCAACAGCACCGTTCCCGGCCCGTGCTCGGTCATGCCATACGCCTGCATGAAAATCGGGCCGAAGGTCGCGCGCGCCCGCCGCGACAGCGCCACCGACATGGGCGCGGAGGCATAGCACACCATCTTCAGGCTCGATACGTCGCAAGGCGTGGCGGCCTGCACGTCGACCATGGCCTGGATCATGATGGGCGCGAAGTGCGCCGCGGTGACGCGCTGCGCCTCGATGCTGGACAGGATCTCGCCGGGATCGAACCTGGCATGCAGCACGATGGTCGCGCCGCAGATCAGATAGCTCAGGAGTTCGGTGGTACCGCCGATGTGATACATCGGCATCACGACCAGCATGCGGTCGTCCTGCCCGGCCGAGTGGGTAAGCGCGAGCATGCGCGCCTGTTCGACCTGCGCGGCATTACCCAGCATGACGCCCTTGGGCACGCCCGTGGTGCCGCTGGTGTAAATGAGAAACAGCGTGTCCTCGTCGCGGGCACGCAGGCCGGGGACCTCGGTGCCGGCGCGCGCCAGCGCCTGCTCATAGCCGTCGCCCCCCACATCGCTGTCCAGGCACAGCACCTGCACATCCGCCGGCAGGTCCCCGCGCAACGCCGCCACGCGCTCGGCATACGCGGACTCGTAGACCAGCAGGCTGGGTTCGCAATCGCGCAAGATGGCGGCCTGGTCGGCCTGCGCAAGCCGGTAGTTCAGGCCCACGGCGATGAAGCCGCACGTGCCCGCCGCGGCATACAGCTCCAGATACTGCGGACAGTTCTGCGCCAGGATGACGATCCTGCTGCCGCGCCGCAGTCCCATGCCGATCAGGGCATTGCACAGCCGCCGGACTCGTTTGGCGAATTCACCGTGGCTGATGCTGCGCCCTTCGAAAACGAAGGCAGGGTGGTCGCGGTGGCAGCGCGCGTTGCGGTCGATGACGTCGCCGAGAATCATGCTGTGTGTTCCTCCGGATCGAGCAGCAGCAGGGTGCTGGCATATCCCTCCTGGATGACGCGCGATTGGGCGTCCACCAGCGCGAAATGCCGTTCGACGACGGCGCGCCTGCCGCCCGAGGCGATCCGCTTGGCATGGATGGACGTGCACACGTGCACGGTGTCGCCCGGCACCAGGGGACGCCGGTACTGCCATTCCTTCAGGCCCAGCGCGCCGATCACGGGCTCGGCGAACTCGGGCAGCCGGGTCGACATGCCCATCGCCAGCAGGATCCCGTAAGGCCCATGGAACATGGGCCCCGGTATACCGCGTTCGCGGCAATAGGCCTGATCCGCGTGGATCGGATGCCAGTCGCCGCTGAGCATGCACGACAAGGACAGGTCGGCTTGCGTCAACGTCCGCCCCGTGCTGCGATAGCTCGCGCCGACGACCAGGTCGTGATACGAAACGGGGTTCATGTGGCCACCTCGAAGCCGGCCATCGCCGCCCAGTCGATGCATTCACAGACGGAAGCCCACTCCGGCATGGCGACCGTACCGTCGACGATGCGCGGCGTGTCCGCGACGAACTGCTCCCGCATCGCCAGGAACCAGGTCAGTTCGGCTGGCAGCAAGGGCCGCGGCATGGTCGAGGCGAACTGCAGCCCGGCCCAGGTGCCTAGCGCGCTCTCGCCCATCAGGCCAGCCACAGCGGTCGCGCCCGCCGCCTGGGCAAGATGCTGCATCTGCCACGCCTGGGTCAGGCCGAAGCGGCCCGGCTTGATACTCAAGGCCCGCGCTCCGCGTTCCAGGAACAGGCGTGCATCGCGCGCGTCCGTCATGCCGAAATCGACCAGCAGGGGCGTATCCAGCGCCTGCTGCAACAGCGAGAATTCGCGGTCCGGCGCGAAGGCGCAGGGATCCTCGACCGCCACCGCGCCGGCCTCGATCATGGCCCGCGCATAGGTGTCCGCCTGTTCCGTCGGATAGGCGCCGTTGGCGTCCACATACATCGCGACGCCATCGCCCACCGCATGCCGCACCGCGGCCATGCAAGCCAGGTCCACGTCGAGCCCCTGTCCGCCCTTGATCTTGAGCGTGCGAAATCCATGGCGCGCCACCATGTCGCCCGCCTCGCGCGCCATGGCGTCGGGCGGCTGGCGCGTCACGGCCCACGACACGGGCACCTTCGGCTGCCCATTCCGCTGCCGCCATAGCGGTACGCCCGAACGTGCGGCAAGCCAGTCCCAGCACGCGTTGTCGATCAGCGCCTTGGCCGGTGCGTTGCCCGGGATGGTATCGAGCGCCGCGCGCGTCCGGCGCGGATCGGCCAGCCCCTGCCCGCGCACCAGCGGCTCGAAGATCTCGGCCAGCACGCTGCACAGGCTGGCCGCCGTGGCGCCGACCCAGGTCGGCTTGACGGCTACTTCGGCAGCGCCCGCGCAGCCGGATTCGGTCTCGATGCGCAATACCACGAAGGTGGCGCCGGTCTCCGTCATGTCGCTCCACTGCACCGCACGGGCATACGCCAGCTGCCGCACATACACGGTCCAGCGTGTGATCGGTTCGGCGTCGGGCATCGGGACAGCCATTACTCGGTCTCCGGGAGGGTATCGATCAGCGCCTTCCATTTGGGCGACTCCACCGCGACGAAGGCCTCCAGCTGGGCCGCGTCCAGATAGTGCGGCTCCGTGCCCAACTGGGTCAGCCTGGCCTGCATGTCGGGCTCCCGCACGATGCGCGCGACCTCGGCGCCGAGCCGCGCCACCACCTCCGGCGGGGTACCTCTGGGCGCAAACAGGCCATACCAGGCCAGCGCTTCGAACTCGGGATAGCCTTCCTCCGCCACCGTGGGCACCGAGAGCGCCAGCGAGGTTCGTTCGCGCGAGGTCACCGCCAGCGCGCGCAGCTTGCCAGCCTGCACCTGCGGCAGCACCCCCGGCAGCGTGAAAAACGTCATCGAGACATTGCCCGCCAACACCGCCGTGACCGCTTCGGGCCCGGTGTTATAGGGCACGTGCTTGATACGGATATGCGCCATGTTTTGCAGCATGGCCCCCGCCAGGTGGCCGGACGTGCCGCGCCCCGCGGACGAATACGTCAGTTCGCCGGGCCGCTGCCTGGCCAGGGCCACGAGTTCGGCCACTGACTTGACGGGCAGGTCGGCGTTCACCACCAGCATGTTCGGCGCCACCGCCACCATGGCGACCGGCGGCACGTCGCGCATGGGGTCGTAGTTCAGGTTCTTGTAAAGGTGCGGCCCGACCGAGTGCGTGGGGCTGCCGCTGACCAGGAACACATAGCCGTCGGGCTTCGCGCGAGCAACCTGCGACGCGCCCAGGTGGCCGCCCGCGCCGGGCTTGTTCTCCACGATGAATGGCTGGCCCAGCGCGGCGCCCAGCTTCTCCGCCAGCGCGCGGGCCAATATGTCGGCGGTCCCACCTGCCCCGGACGACACCACCAGCCGCACCGGCTTATCCGGCCACGCGGCGTGCGCCGTCACACCGGCCAGGCCCATCGACAGCACGGTCACGGCCCGCGCGATTCGCATCCGTATGTTCGTGCGATCTCCTCTCATGCGGGCTCCTCTCATGTGGGGTCCTCTCATATGGGCTCCTCTCATGTCGCCTCCTCCGTCCGCATCTCAGACCACGCCGGATTGGCGCAGCGCGTGCAGCTCGTGTTCCGACAACCCGGCCTCGAGCAGGACCTGGTCGCTGTGTTCGCCCAGGTCGGGCGGCGGCAGGAAATCGCTGCGGTTCTCGCCGTCGTAGCGGATAGGCCTGTGCGCGGCATGCAAGACGCCGTGGCGCGGATGAACCTGTTCGTAGAACACGCCCTGGTGCCGCACTTGCGGATCGTCCCGCAGTTCGTCCAGGCGGCGCTCCGGCGTGAAGGGCACGTCGTGCTGCTCCAGGCGCGGCGTCCAGTAATCGCGGTCCTGCCGCGCGAAAACCTCGGCCAGCGTTCGCGCCAGCTCGGGATAGCGTTCGACGCGGTCCAGGCGCGACGGATACTCGGCCAGCAGGTCCGGGCGATCGATGGCCGCCGCCAGCCCGCGCCAGAACTTCTCCAGCGACGACAGATGCAGGCCGATGCGTCGCTGGTCGCGGCAGGTCAGGATGTACGACTGCGACATCGCCGCCCGCCCGTACAGAGTGGGTGCCTGTCCGGTCGCCAGCATTGCGCCCAGCGGCTCGCACGCCAGCGCGATCATGGCTTCCAGCATGCTGACCTCGACCACGCGCCCCTGTCCGGTGCGCGCGCGCTCGACCAGAGCGCCCAGGATGCCGAGCGCGGCGTACAGGCCCGCGACCGCGTCGGCCACCGCCGGCCCGGCCACCTTGGGATCCGCGCCGGCATGGAACATCGACAGCCAGCCGGACGCCGCCTGTCCCACGTTGTCGTAGGCCGGGCGGGAAGCGTACGGTCCGCTGGATCCGAAGCCGGTGATCGCGCAATACACCAGGCGCGGATTGAGCGCCTGCAGCCGCCGCGCGCCCACGCCCAGCTTCTCTTCCACGCCAGGGCGCATGTTCAGGATCAGGGCGTCGGCCCCGGCGACGAGCCGGTCCAGCACGGCCAGGCCTTCCGGTCGCGCATAGTCCAGCGTCAGGCTGCGCTTGTTGCGGTTGTGCGCCTGGAATTGCGGACTGTACAGGCCGCCCTTGAACGACCGGAACGGATCGCCGGCGCCGGGCCGCTCGATCTTGATCACGTCGGCGCCCAGCTCGCCCAGCAGCATGCCGGCCAGCGGCGCGGTGATGAAGTTGCCCAGGTCGAGGACCCGCATGCCATCCAGCACTCTCATCGGGCCGCTCCCAGTTCGGCCTGCAGGAAGCGTCGCGTGCGCGCATGCGCCGCATCGGCATCCTCGGCCGCGCCGCGCGTGTAGAAGCCGTGGTCGGCTTGCGGATAGCGGTGCAGCACGGCACGCGCGGGGGGCACGGACGAGGCCAGGACCGCCTCGATCCGGTCGACAACTTCGGCCGGCGCGTAACGGTCGCGGCCGCCGTAGTGCAGCATCAGCGGGCATCGCAGCGCGGCGACCTCGTCCAGATGCTGCTCGATGCCCACGCCGTAGAAGGCGACCGCGGCATCGATATCCAGACTGGCGGCCGCCCGGTACGCCAGCTTGCCGCCCAGGCACAGCCCCAGCACCGCCACGCGGCCCGAGAAGCCGGGCATGGCACGCACGTGCGCCACCGCTTGCCCGATGTCCTCGATACCGGCGGCCTCGTCGAAACGTTCCAGATACTCGAAGGCCCGCGCCACGCCAGGCTTGTCGTGGGCCAGCTCGACGCCGGGCTCCAGGCGCCAGAACAGGTCCGGCGCCAAGGCCAGGTAGCCCTCCGCCGCATAGCGGTCCGCCACCGCACGGATCGTATCGGTCACGCCGAAGATCTCCTGCAGGACGATCACCGCATGGCCATTGGGAACGGCGGGCACGCTCTTGTAGGCCTGGAAGACGCGGCCATCCGCCGCACGGATCGGTTCGATAGGGGAATGCATGGAGTCCTCGTTGGCGTCAGGCCAGGTAGTTGCCTTTCAGAATCTCGCGCGCGATGGAATTGCGATGGATCTCGGTGGTCCCGTAGCCGATCGACATGCCGCGCGCATCGCGGAAATAGCGCTCGAACGGATATTCCTCGGACAGGCCATAGGCGCCGGCCAGCTGCATGGCCTGGTTCGTGACCCGCACCGCCATTTCGTTGGCGTAGGTCTTGGCGATGGATACCTGGGCCACGGAATGCCGGCCTTGGTCCAGGCTCACAGCGGCCTCGTAGACCAGGGCGCGCGCCGCCTCGATATCGATCGCCATGTCGGCCAGCTTCCATTGCAGGCCCTGGTTGTCCGCCAGCGGCCGGCCGAACTGCACGCGGTCCTTCAGGTGCTGCACCGCTTGGGCCAACGCGGCCTGCGCCAGTCCCAGGCAGATGGGGGGATTGCCGATGATGCGGTCGGCGTCGAGCACCTGCAGCAGGTCGCGCATGCGGCCCGCCGGCAGCAGCAGGTTCTCCGCCGGCACCCTGCAATCCTGGAACACCAGCTCCGCCATGCCCGTGCCGCGCAGGCCCAGCAGGTCCAGGTGGCGGCCCACCGAAAACCCCGGCGTCGCACGCTCTACCAGCACGGCCCCCACGCCCTTCATTCCCGGCTCGTCGGTCAGGCGGACCAGCACCAGGAACACGTCGGCGACCTGCGCACCGCTGCACCACAGCTTGCTGCCGTTGATCACGTAGTGGTCGCCGTTCCTGACCGCCCTCGCCTGCACGTTGCCCACGTCCGAGCCCGCATTGGCCTCGGACATGCTCCAGGCCGCGTACCGCTCCGCCCTGGCGAACGCAGGCAGGTAGCGTTGCTTGATGTCTTCCGATCCGATGTGCAGGATGGCGCGCGGCGTGGCGCCGTCAGTGCAGGAAAACAGCATCGCCGTATTGGCGCACGAACGCGCCAGCTGCTCCACCACCAGCACCGTTTCCAGCAGGCCGAGCCCCGCGCCGCCATACGTCTCGGGCAGGAAGATGCCCGTGTAGCCGTGCTCGGCCAGCACCTTGAGGTTCTCGGCCGGCGGCCGGTATTCCTTGTCCGCACCGGCGGCCGCCGGCGCGAACCGGTCCTGCGCCAATGCGCCCACCGTGTCGCGGATAAGCCGCTGTTCTTCAGTCAGTTCCACTATTCGCCCTTTGCGCCCGTCAGTTTGATGATGCGGCCGTACTTCACCGATTCTTCTTCCATGAAACGCGCGAACGCCTCGGGACCGGACGGCGCCGGCTCGACGCCCAGCTCGGCCAGTTGCTTTTGCAGGTCAGGGCTTTGCAGCGCGCGGCGTATCTCCTCGCTGAGCCGCGCCACGAGCGCGGGCGGCGTCGACGCCGGCGCGACCACGCCGTACCAGGTCATGAATGCGAAATCGGGCAGGCCGGCCTCCGCCACGGTCGGAATGTCCGGCGCGATGGGCGAGCGCTTGGCGCCCGACACCGCCAGGCCGTTCAAGCGGCCGTTGCGCACCTGCGGCAAGCCGGTCGACATGCCGGTGAACATCACATCGACCTGTCCGCCCATCACGTCGGCGAGCGCCGGCGCCACGCCCTTGTAGGGCACGTGCACCAGGTCGATATTCGCCAGCGCACGCAACCATTCCATGGCGAGGTAGTGCGGCGTGCCGTTGCCGATCGAGGCATAGGTAATCTTGCCGGGCCGCGCGCGCGCAGCCTCGATAAGTCCCTTTACCGTGGATGGACCCGTCTTGGGATTCGCGACCAGGATGAAGGGAACGGAAACCAGCTGCGCCACCGGCGCGAAGTCCTTGCGCCAGTCGTAGGACAGCTTTTGTCCGAAGAAATAAGGATTGAGCACGTGCGAGTCGGTCACCAACCCGATCGTGTAGCCATCGCCCGGCGCGCGGGCCACCGCCTCGGTGCCGATGATGGTGCTGGCGCCGGGCCGGTTGTCGATGATGATGGGCTGTCCCAGGCTGTCGGACATCCGCTTGCCGACCGCACGCGCGACGATGTCCGTGCCTCCACCGGCGGGATAGGGCACGATGAAGCGGATAGGCTTGTCAGGCCATTCGGCATGCACCGGATGTGCCGCGTGCGCGCCCAGCAGCAGTCCCAGGGCCACCGCGGCGCGGGCCCATTTTCTTGCGATCGACATGGCGTCTCCTAACGACCGGCGTCGGCCGGCGTCTGGTCCTGGCGGCTGGCTTCCTCTTCGGTGCGCAGCCATATCTCGCGGGCGATGGGATTGCCCTGCTCTTCGACCAGGTGTCCCACCAGGCCGACCGCGCGTCCGATCACGGCGATGCCGCGCGCCGCTTTCCAGGAAATGCCCAGCTCGCAGCACAGGGCGCCGATGGCGCCCGTCGCGTTCACGGGCAGCGGCTTGTCGTAGGCGGCCTGCGCATGGCGTCCGATAGCCTGCATCAGTTCGAGGTAGCGCCCCGCATGGCCCTCCTGCGCGGCCACCTCGAACAACCGCGCCGTGCGGGGGTCCTGCGGCTTGTGCAGGTTGTGTCCGACACCGGGAATGGAGCGGCCCTTCGCGCGAAAGTCGGCCACGATATCGCGTGCCAGCGTGTCGGCG
This genomic interval from Bordetella genomosp. 8 contains the following:
- a CDS encoding LysR family transcriptional regulator encodes the protein MNIENIDLNLLVAFDAMMQERNVTRAGVRVGLSQPSMSHALVRLRQLCGDPLFVRVKTGMEPTPFALRIAPSVRAGLSVLQAGLQNAVPFDPAQSGRTFEVLLSDLGEVVFLPRLMKHLTEVAPGISLRVLQRPREGYRDALEAEEADLAIGFLPALSAGFYQQRLFGDHYVCLLRAGHPRIGQRLDIQQFAAESHVMIEPAGSRYSRVSPQSSTTTLIEQYLEKQGLRRHIALRVPHFTVVPDIIETSDLLAVIPSTVARIMAPQRRIKILPLPLETPPSFEVKQFWHERSHQDDGTRWLRGVIAELFMEQRSPVPTVLD
- a CDS encoding acyl-CoA dehydrogenase family protein, which encodes MDFELSPELRLLRDSARRFVAEELLPLEARYANEPDIPDDVRQALQDKARQLGFWAFDLPETVGGGGVGAVGMCVVFEELARCNVPSFRAPTVFTPYLGPVLFHCDERQKARYLMPVVQGTRRTCFALTEAGAGSDPAGMKTTAVADGGDFVINGAKIFITGADKADFVQLFARTIVQGKDAGVSCFLVDRGTPGLRLGQSFELMSPDRPWELLLHDVRVPATQVVGGVGKGWELAREFLDMGRLIHGPKAIGRAQRALDLAIAYANSRQTFGQPLAQRQAIQWTIADSTVELHAARAMVYHAAWKAEQGLNYHLEASAVKLYADEMLVRVVDRAIQIHGGMGLSRELPLELMFRDARSRTITEGSSEMQRMIISTGVLSGRQGVNRFDT
- a CDS encoding Bug family tripartite tricarboxylate transporter substrate binding protein; this encodes MNMSRMLAAGAAALLLGAAQAAPDQAFPVKMVRIVVPFTAGGLADVLARGLAQELGARWSQPVVVENRPGANTIIAAEYVARSQPDGYTLLMANDPTVSANQYLYRKLPYDPVKDFTPVASVAQTREVLLVSKDFPASSVQELVAHAKARPGQVTYGSYGQGSKAHLDAATLSEQAGIELTHVPYKGVADVMTALVGGQINMAMVGVPPSIPMVRADKVRLLAVAAPQRIAAFPDTSTFAELGFPAMVAQSWFGLIAPAGTPPAVVRKIADDVRQVVAQPAFQEKFITSVGLEPLGQGPEDFGRFLAKDRQAYEHIIRGLKVTLD
- a CDS encoding long-chain-fatty-acid--CoA ligase, with the protein product MILGDVIDRNARCHRDHPAFVFEGRSISHGEFAKRVRRLCNALIGMGLRRGSRIVILAQNCPQYLELYAAAGTCGFIAVGLNYRLAQADQAAILRDCEPSLLVYESAYAERVAALRGDLPADVQVLCLDSDVGGDGYEQALARAGTEVPGLRARDEDTLFLIYTSGTTGVPKGVMLGNAAQVEQARMLALTHSAGQDDRMLVVMPMYHIGGTTELLSYLICGATIVLHARFDPGEILSSIEAQRVTAAHFAPIMIQAMVDVQAATPCDVSSLKMVCYASAPMSVALSRRARATFGPIFMQAYGMTEHGPGTVLLKHQHLPDGTPEQSARMASAGQPILGVDIRIVGEDGAVLPDGQVGEIQMRSAALMQGYWRKPLETAAALADGWMKTGDLGHFDAEGYLFIVDRKKDMIISGGENIYSREVEEALLLHPAVREAAVIGVPDDKWGESVKALVVLQPGARTDEAALVEHCRGLIAGYKKPRSIEFMEALPRLPSTNKIDKKALRAPYWQGGRQVA
- a CDS encoding MaoC/PaaZ C-terminal domain-containing protein — its product is MNPVSYHDLVVGASYRSTGRTLTQADLSLSCMLSGDWHPIHADQAYCRERGIPGPMFHGPYGILLAMGMSTRLPEFAEPVIGALGLKEWQYRRPLVPGDTVHVCTSIHAKRIASGGRRAVVERHFALVDAQSRVIQEGYASTLLLLDPEEHTA
- a CDS encoding mandelate racemase/muconate lactonizing enzyme family protein, with amino-acid sequence MAVPMPDAEPITRWTVYVRQLAYARAVQWSDMTETGATFVVLRIETESGCAGAAEVAVKPTWVGATAASLCSVLAEIFEPLVRGQGLADPRRTRAALDTIPGNAPAKALIDNACWDWLAARSGVPLWRQRNGQPKVPVSWAVTRQPPDAMAREAGDMVARHGFRTLKIKGGQGLDVDLACMAAVRHAVGDGVAMYVDANGAYPTEQADTYARAMIEAGAVAVEDPCAFAPDREFSLLQQALDTPLLVDFGMTDARDARLFLERGARALSIKPGRFGLTQAWQMQHLAQAAGATAVAGLMGESALGTWAGLQFASTMPRPLLPAELTWFLAMREQFVADTPRIVDGTVAMPEWASVCECIDWAAMAGFEVAT
- a CDS encoding Bug family tripartite tricarboxylate transporter substrate binding protein — translated: MRIARAVTVLSMGLAGVTAHAAWPDKPVRLVVSSGAGGTADILARALAEKLGAALGQPFIVENKPGAGGHLGASQVARAKPDGYVFLVSGSPTHSVGPHLYKNLNYDPMRDVPPVAMVAVAPNMLVVNADLPVKSVAELVALARQRPGELTYSSAGRGTSGHLAGAMLQNMAHIRIKHVPYNTGPEAVTAVLAGNVSMTFFTLPGVLPQVQAGKLRALAVTSRERTSLALSVPTVAEEGYPEFEALAWYGLFAPRGTPPEVVARLGAEVARIVREPDMQARLTQLGTEPHYLDAAQLEAFVAVESPKWKALIDTLPETE
- a CDS encoding CaiB/BaiF CoA transferase family protein, translating into MRVLDGMRVLDLGNFITAPLAGMLLGELGADVIKIERPGAGDPFRSFKGGLYSPQFQAHNRNKRSLTLDYARPEGLAVLDRLVAGADALILNMRPGVEEKLGVGARRLQALNPRLVYCAITGFGSSGPYASRPAYDNVGQAASGWLSMFHAGADPKVAGPAVADAVAGLYAALGILGALVERARTGQGRVVEVSMLEAMIALACEPLGAMLATGQAPTLYGRAAMSQSYILTCRDQRRIGLHLSSLEKFWRGLAAAIDRPDLLAEYPSRLDRVERYPELARTLAEVFARQDRDYWTPRLEQHDVPFTPERRLDELRDDPQVRHQGVFYEQVHPRHGVLHAAHRPIRYDGENRSDFLPPPDLGEHSDQVLLEAGLSEHELHALRQSGVV
- a CDS encoding dienelactone hydrolase family protein, whose product is MHSPIEPIRAADGRVFQAYKSVPAVPNGHAVIVLQEIFGVTDTIRAVADRYAAEGYLALAPDLFWRLEPGVELAHDKPGVARAFEYLERFDEAAGIEDIGQAVAHVRAMPGFSGRVAVLGLCLGGKLAYRAAASLDIDAAVAFYGVGIEQHLDEVAALRCPLMLHYGGRDRYAPAEVVDRIEAVLASSVPPARAVLHRYPQADHGFYTRGAAEDADAAHARTRRFLQAELGAAR